A region from the Lolium perenne isolate Kyuss_39 chromosome 4, Kyuss_2.0, whole genome shotgun sequence genome encodes:
- the LOC127296701 gene encoding uncharacterized protein, whose product MAWPPRALAVLFLVVLAGPISTAAGAKRHAIPDDLRDVVDDEEDEDWRHWGAPAKLPDRPDPPPDLSRMDPAALRAELLRGGQAGPSLGFVKLRLGVRRSQEDVMGIATRWSKVLRTGSVAAKFVAVDFGTLMFTMERGRDLRELKEFILGQPEAYEFKIGDQVFRRPGDPPLEQVIETLRKEKMNKSEDEL is encoded by the exons ATGGCGTGGCCACCGCGCGCACTGGccgtcctcttcctcgtcgtcctgGCCGGCCCCATCTCGACGGCGGCAGGCGCGAAGCGGCACGCGATCCCGGACGACCTCCGCGACGTggtggacgacgaggaggacgaggactggCGGCACTGGGGCGCCCCCGCGAAACTCCCCGACCGGCCTGATCCGCCGCCGGACCTGTCGCGGATGGACCCCGCCGCGCTCCGGGCCGAGCTCCTCCGCGGCGGCCAGGCCGGGCCCTCGCTCGGCTTCGTCAAGCTCCGCCTCGGCGTCCGCAGGTCCCAGGAGGACGTGATGGGGATCGCCACGCGGTGGAGCAAAGTGCTGCGGACCGGATCGGTGGCAGCCAAATTCGTGGCCGTCGATTTCGGGACGCTCATGTTCACCATGGAAAGAGGCCGAGACTTACGCGAG TTGAAGGAGTTCATCTTGGGGCAGCCAGAGGCCTACGAGTTCAAGATCGGGGACCAAGTTTTCCGGCGACCTGGAGACCCACCATTGGAGCAGGTCATCGAGACGCTACGGAAGGAGAAGATGAATAAGTCTGAAGACGAACTCTAG